One Curtobacterium sp. BH-2-1-1 genomic region harbors:
- a CDS encoding phosphatase PAP2 family protein, which produces MHRSALRGVTVAAVATALVVGSPLVATAAGYPSDTAKPDLVSLLSGYDHYWKSSGTNDLHGTVLDAGTLAENDRLTSWINQHATKAQQLKALQDSEYQNATNTAYDQSMTVSQGLGPALEKIYVEGRNAGKLPLTSAVVNSSNGTSGAYVSTGDAKAHYSYPRPYLPASSTATLPATDDQTGCAPAKVNASSLAANRAGKAWASADGTLDITRVPVATDTSHEFSPNDVVLDPGYGTAGICTGGSYPSGHTTTAYQAGITLATLVPELAPELLARASEAGNDRIVLGVHYPLDIMGGRIDGEAALAARWSDTQYRTEVLEPARKELVSYLEQQCGDTLANCIAHSTAYSDDPYGGVAIPGGTAQVVTDRASAAAVYRERMTYGFAATGTTGLAPSVPTGASNLLLTAFPTLTDAQRTAVLAQTEIASGYPLDQSGSAAGSWERLDLAAATSATVAVSADGTAKVLSTGGTARVVTGVLTAPKGTSVAAGGSLALAGTGFTPGASVRVVLHSTPVTVGTLTVAADGTVSGSVTIPAGTATGAHTIDVVDASGASALVAPLAITVTPAAAGSGTGTGTGGAGAGTGGTGTVVDPGTGIHLPVVSG; this is translated from the coding sequence ATGCACAGATCAGCACTCCGCGGGGTGACCGTCGCCGCCGTCGCGACCGCCCTCGTCGTCGGCTCGCCCCTCGTTGCCACCGCGGCGGGGTACCCGAGCGACACCGCCAAGCCCGACCTCGTCTCCCTGCTGAGCGGGTACGACCACTACTGGAAGTCGAGCGGGACGAACGACCTGCACGGCACCGTGCTCGATGCCGGGACGCTGGCGGAGAACGACCGGCTGACCTCGTGGATCAACCAGCACGCCACGAAGGCGCAGCAGCTCAAGGCGCTGCAGGACTCCGAGTACCAGAACGCCACGAACACCGCCTACGACCAGTCGATGACGGTGTCGCAGGGGCTCGGTCCGGCACTCGAGAAGATCTACGTCGAGGGTCGGAACGCCGGCAAGCTGCCGCTGACCTCGGCGGTGGTGAACTCCTCGAACGGCACGAGCGGCGCGTACGTCAGCACGGGTGACGCGAAGGCGCACTACAGCTACCCGCGGCCGTACCTGCCGGCGAGCAGCACCGCGACGCTGCCCGCGACCGACGACCAGACCGGCTGCGCCCCGGCGAAGGTGAACGCGTCGTCGCTCGCCGCGAACCGCGCCGGCAAGGCCTGGGCGTCGGCGGACGGGACACTCGACATCACGCGGGTGCCGGTCGCCACGGACACGTCGCACGAGTTCTCGCCGAACGACGTCGTGCTCGACCCCGGGTACGGCACCGCCGGCATCTGCACGGGCGGCTCGTACCCGAGCGGTCACACCACCACGGCGTACCAGGCGGGCATCACCCTCGCCACGCTCGTGCCGGAGCTGGCGCCGGAGCTCCTCGCCCGCGCTTCCGAGGCCGGCAACGACCGCATCGTGCTCGGCGTCCACTACCCGCTCGACATCATGGGCGGGCGCATCGACGGCGAAGCGGCACTCGCGGCCCGCTGGTCGGACACCCAGTACCGCACCGAGGTTCTCGAGCCGGCGCGGAAGGAACTCGTCTCGTACCTCGAGCAGCAGTGCGGCGACACGCTCGCGAACTGCATCGCCCACTCGACGGCGTACTCGGACGACCCGTACGGCGGAGTCGCGATCCCCGGTGGCACCGCCCAGGTCGTCACCGACCGCGCCTCGGCCGCGGCGGTCTACCGCGAGCGGATGACCTACGGCTTCGCGGCGACCGGCACCACCGGGCTCGCCCCCTCGGTGCCGACCGGTGCGTCGAACCTGCTCCTCACCGCGTTCCCGACCCTGACCGACGCGCAGCGCACCGCCGTGCTCGCCCAGACCGAGATCGCGTCGGGCTACCCGCTCGACCAGTCCGGTTCGGCCGCGGGCTCGTGGGAGCGCCTCGACCTCGCCGCCGCCACGAGCGCCACGGTCGCGGTGTCGGCCGACGGCACCGCGAAGGTCCTCTCGACCGGCGGCACCGCACGCGTCGTGACCGGCGTCCTCACGGCGCCGAAGGGCACCTCGGTCGCTGCCGGAGGGTCGCTCGCACTGGCCGGCACCGGGTTCACCCCGGGGGCCTCGGTCCGGGTCGTCCTGCACTCCACCCCGGTCACGGTGGGCACGCTCACCGTCGCGGCGGACGGCACGGTGTCCGGCAGCGTCACCATCCCGGCCGGCACGGCCACGGGAGCGCACACCATCGACGTGGTCGACGCCTCCGGCGCCTCGGCGCTCGTCGCACCGCTCGCGATCACGGTGACCCCGGCCGCTGCCGGTTCGGGCACGGGCACGGGCACCGGTGGCGCGGGAGCCGGGACCGGCGGCACCGGCACCGTCGTCGACCCGGGCACGGGCATCCACCTGCCGGTCGTCTCCGGCTGA
- a CDS encoding CPBP family intramembrane glutamic endopeptidase, producing MTAADPSRRRRWPVPPSLLVGLAPLVVFAAVSAWRARPSDDYPTLGQTVDSVVRSLVVPEGIAAVALCLVVTGLGWWRIATVDPTRTRLRWTMVAPILIVVVCIVRLPLVDWSALPVRYFLLLAVGVLLVGVFEELMTRGVLLVGLRRRLPEFGVWIASCALFGVLHLLNALAGAGLGVTLVQVVFAASFGSTLYVARRLTGNLLLPVLLHAFWDFGSIGLSATTDVQDPSKLAVVGVIGLLSFAVLAFGVVAGGVIAWRDDRPRRLRRRWRTVPPMGAYAVLGDEPRLSPLGTA from the coding sequence GTGACCGCCGCCGACCCCTCCCGCCGCCGCCGCTGGCCCGTTCCGCCGTCGCTGCTCGTCGGCCTCGCGCCGCTCGTGGTGTTCGCGGCCGTCAGCGCCTGGCGGGCCCGGCCGAGCGACGACTACCCGACCCTCGGGCAGACGGTGGACAGCGTCGTCCGGTCGCTCGTCGTCCCGGAGGGCATCGCCGCCGTCGCACTCTGCCTCGTCGTGACCGGGCTCGGCTGGTGGCGCATCGCGACCGTCGACCCGACGCGCACGCGCCTGCGGTGGACGATGGTGGCGCCGATCCTCATCGTGGTCGTGTGCATCGTGCGGCTGCCGCTCGTGGACTGGTCGGCGCTGCCGGTCCGCTACTTCCTGCTGCTCGCTGTCGGGGTGCTGCTCGTCGGGGTCTTCGAGGAGCTGATGACCCGCGGCGTCCTGCTCGTCGGGCTCCGGCGGCGCCTGCCCGAGTTCGGCGTGTGGATCGCGTCGTGCGCGCTGTTCGGGGTGCTGCACCTGCTCAACGCCCTCGCCGGGGCCGGTCTCGGGGTGACGCTCGTGCAGGTCGTGTTCGCAGCGTCGTTCGGTTCGACGCTCTACGTCGCGCGCCGGTTGACCGGGAACCTGCTCCTGCCGGTGCTGCTGCACGCGTTCTGGGACTTCGGGTCGATCGGCCTCTCGGCGACGACGGACGTGCAGGACCCGTCGAAGCTCGCCGTCGTCGGCGTGATCGGCCTGCTGTCCTTCGCGGTCCTCGCGTTCGGGGTCGTCGCCGGCGGGGTGATCGCGTGGCGGGACGACCGGCCGCGCCGCCTGCGGCGCCGGTGGCGGACCGTGCCGCCCATGGGGGCGTACGCGGTGCTGGGCGACGAGCCGCGCCTCTCCCCACTCGGCACGGCCTGA
- a CDS encoding metal-dependent transcriptional regulator, which yields MRLPSLSTMTEDYVKLVWKASERGGTGLATRDIAAALKVSASTVSGNLRKLDRDGLIEHTPYYGVVLTPLGQQVAVAMVRRHRLIETFLVQRLGYSWDEVHTEAEALEHAVSETFLDRVDADLGHPTHDPHGDPIPRADGTVPDSPGTLLGAIEPGACGTVDRVSDDDPSLLRYFDELGVGLGTHLRVEQVRDYAGVIAVSRRSSDGSESLVDLPAAAASAIWLAPDAD from the coding sequence ATGCGCTTGCCCTCCCTGTCCACGATGACGGAGGACTACGTGAAGCTCGTCTGGAAGGCGAGTGAGCGCGGCGGGACGGGTCTGGCCACCCGCGACATCGCCGCGGCGCTCAAGGTGTCCGCGTCGACGGTCTCGGGCAACCTCCGGAAGCTCGACCGCGACGGCCTCATCGAGCACACCCCGTACTACGGCGTCGTGCTCACCCCGCTCGGCCAGCAGGTCGCCGTGGCGATGGTCCGGCGGCACCGGCTGATCGAGACGTTCCTCGTGCAGCGGCTGGGGTACTCGTGGGACGAGGTCCACACCGAGGCCGAGGCGCTCGAGCACGCGGTGTCGGAGACCTTCCTCGACCGGGTCGACGCCGACCTCGGGCACCCGACGCACGACCCGCACGGCGACCCGATCCCCCGCGCGGACGGCACCGTGCCGGACTCCCCCGGGACCCTGCTCGGGGCGATCGAGCCCGGGGCGTGCGGCACCGTCGACCGGGTGTCCGACGACGACCCCTCGCTACTGCGGTACTTCGACGAGCTCGGGGTCGGGCTCGGGACGCACCTGCGCGTGGAGCAGGTGCGGGACTACGCGGGCGTCATCGCGGTGTCCCGGCGGTCGTCGGACGGGTCGGAGTCCCTCGTGGACCTGCCCGCGGCGGCGGCGTCCGCGATCTGGCTCGCCCCCGACGCCGACTGA
- a CDS encoding sodium:proton exchanger, translating to MTDTLSPASTPGVVASRMGASAWGRIAICIAIALPAVLFRIGGFAPNPVVDLLVFGGAVVAASFLLAWAAEAAQKDIAGALAIAILALIAVLPEYAVDLYYAFRSGYDPSYEQFAAANMTGSNRLLLGFGWPLVVIISLLVARRFVRTGSLPASATRVLELERSSRLDIGFLALLALVAFLIPLMGSIPMWFGFVLLAAFVWYLWRASKVEDGDDDEEEMVGMAGNIASMPQRGRRWTIVALFVVAAAVILSSAEPFADALVQSGNALGIDSYFLVQWLAPLATEAPEFIVAALFALRGMGGAAIGTLIASKVNQWSLLVGSLPIAHVLGGGTSGGLPLDGRQVEEFMLTASQTVLGVAIIIALRFHRWSAIGLAALFAVQFFVTDTNGRWVLSIVHLVAAVVVFWINRREILPTVTAPFRRASSPVLRG from the coding sequence ATGACCGACACCCTGTCTCCCGCTTCGACGCCCGGCGTCGTGGCGTCCCGGATGGGCGCCAGCGCCTGGGGTCGCATCGCGATCTGCATCGCCATCGCCCTGCCCGCCGTCCTCTTCCGGATCGGCGGGTTCGCGCCGAACCCCGTCGTCGACCTGCTCGTCTTCGGCGGTGCCGTCGTCGCCGCCTCGTTCCTGCTCGCCTGGGCCGCCGAGGCCGCGCAGAAGGACATCGCCGGCGCCCTCGCGATCGCGATCCTCGCCCTGATCGCCGTGCTCCCCGAGTACGCGGTCGACCTGTACTACGCGTTCCGCTCCGGGTACGACCCCTCGTACGAGCAGTTCGCCGCGGCCAACATGACCGGCTCGAACCGGCTGCTGCTCGGGTTCGGGTGGCCTCTCGTCGTGATCATCTCGCTGCTCGTGGCGCGCCGGTTCGTCCGGACCGGGTCGCTCCCCGCCTCGGCCACCCGGGTGCTCGAGCTCGAGCGTTCCTCGCGACTCGACATCGGGTTCCTGGCGCTCCTGGCCCTCGTCGCGTTCCTCATCCCGCTGATGGGCTCGATCCCGATGTGGTTCGGGTTCGTGCTGCTCGCCGCGTTCGTCTGGTACCTCTGGCGGGCGTCGAAGGTCGAGGACGGCGACGACGACGAGGAGGAGATGGTCGGCATGGCGGGCAACATCGCCTCGATGCCGCAGCGTGGGCGTCGCTGGACGATCGTGGCGCTGTTCGTCGTCGCCGCGGCCGTGATCCTGTCCTCGGCGGAGCCGTTCGCGGACGCGCTCGTGCAGTCCGGCAACGCCCTCGGGATCGACAGCTACTTCCTCGTGCAGTGGCTCGCGCCGCTCGCCACCGAGGCGCCGGAGTTCATCGTCGCCGCGCTCTTCGCGCTGCGGGGGATGGGCGGGGCGGCGATCGGCACGCTCATCGCGTCGAAGGTCAACCAGTGGTCGCTGCTCGTCGGGTCGCTGCCGATCGCGCACGTGCTCGGCGGTGGCACCTCGGGCGGGCTGCCGCTCGACGGTCGGCAGGTCGAGGAGTTCATGCTGACCGCGTCGCAGACCGTGCTCGGCGTGGCGATCATCATCGCGCTGCGGTTCCACCGGTGGTCGGCGATCGGGCTCGCGGCGCTCTTCGCGGTGCAGTTCTTCGTGACGGACACGAACGGGCGGTGGGTGCTCAGCATCGTGCACCTCGTGGCGGCGGTCGTGGTGTTCTGGATCAACCGGCGGGAGATCCTGCCGACGGTCACGGCGCCGTTCCGCCGGGCGTCGTCCCCCGTGTTGCGCGGCTGA
- a CDS encoding HEAT repeat domain-containing protein, giving the protein MSALTTALADPRSSVRLRAVMAVGTHPDPADLDVLVEQCAVEPDFFVRDMLTWALIRLPADAVVRRVLPELDRPLPQARSQALHTLSKIGDPAVWPSVRPLLRDSDVGVLRAAWRTAAALVPDAERDDLARTLAEHLGRGDQETRLSLSRALVALGEDAVRPVLDDASARGADDVRAHVAEVDRLLRDPDAASALAVERARREVALGRTRSAKG; this is encoded by the coding sequence ATGTCCGCGCTCACCACCGCACTCGCCGACCCGCGTTCGTCCGTCCGCCTCCGCGCCGTCATGGCCGTGGGGACGCACCCGGACCCGGCGGACCTCGACGTGCTGGTGGAGCAGTGCGCCGTCGAGCCGGACTTCTTCGTCCGCGACATGCTCACGTGGGCGCTCATCCGGCTCCCCGCCGACGCGGTCGTCCGTCGGGTGCTGCCCGAGCTCGACCGACCGCTGCCGCAGGCCCGGAGCCAGGCGCTGCACACGCTCTCGAAGATCGGCGACCCCGCGGTCTGGCCGTCGGTGCGGCCCCTGCTGCGGGACTCCGACGTCGGGGTCCTCCGAGCGGCGTGGCGCACCGCTGCCGCACTCGTCCCCGACGCCGAGCGGGACGACCTCGCCCGGACGCTCGCGGAGCACCTCGGTCGTGGCGACCAGGAGACCCGGCTCAGTCTGTCCCGCGCCCTGGTCGCGCTCGGCGAGGACGCCGTGCGACCGGTCCTCGACGACGCCTCGGCGCGCGGTGCGGACGACGTCCGTGCGCACGTGGCCGAGGTCGACCGCCTGCTCCGGGACCCGGACGCCGCAAGCGCCCTCGCCGTCGAGCGCGCCCGCCGCGAGGTCGCGCTCGGCCGCACCCGCTCCGCGAAGGGGTAG
- a CDS encoding aldo/keto reductase — protein sequence MPRIGTSDLTVFPLALGGNVFGWTADEQTSHQVLDAYTAAGGDFVDTADVYSAWAPGNSGGESEQVIGSWLATSGKRDDVVIATKVSQHPQFQGLSAANVAAAARASLERLGTDRIDLYYAHFDDESTPLEETVRAFDQLVRDGLVRYTAISNYSKERAAEWIRIARENDLALPVAIQPHYNLVTREPYESDIAPLAATEHLGVVPYFSLAAGFLTGKYRTKEDFAGKDREGQVSGYFNEAGLAVVDALTTIAQDRGTEVATVALAWLQAQPDVVAPIASARNTEQLPALLASAELELSADELRTLSDVSGKVSAAA from the coding sequence ATGCCCCGCATCGGTACCAGTGACCTCACGGTGTTCCCCCTCGCCCTCGGCGGCAACGTCTTCGGTTGGACGGCCGACGAGCAGACCTCCCACCAGGTGCTCGACGCCTACACCGCGGCCGGCGGCGACTTCGTCGACACCGCGGACGTCTACTCCGCCTGGGCGCCCGGGAACTCCGGCGGCGAGTCCGAGCAGGTGATCGGCTCGTGGCTCGCGACGTCCGGCAAGCGCGACGACGTCGTCATCGCCACGAAGGTCTCCCAGCACCCGCAGTTCCAGGGCCTCTCCGCCGCGAACGTCGCCGCGGCCGCACGCGCGAGCCTCGAGCGGCTCGGCACCGACCGGATCGACCTGTACTACGCGCACTTCGACGACGAGTCGACCCCGCTCGAGGAGACCGTGCGCGCGTTCGACCAGCTCGTGCGCGACGGCCTGGTCCGGTACACGGCCATCTCGAACTACTCGAAGGAGCGGGCGGCGGAGTGGATCCGCATCGCGCGGGAGAACGACCTCGCACTGCCCGTCGCGATCCAGCCGCACTACAACCTGGTCACCCGCGAGCCGTACGAGTCGGACATCGCTCCCCTGGCCGCCACCGAGCACCTCGGGGTCGTTCCGTACTTCTCCCTCGCGGCGGGCTTCCTCACCGGCAAGTACCGCACGAAGGAGGACTTCGCCGGCAAGGACCGCGAGGGCCAGGTCTCCGGCTACTTCAACGAGGCGGGGCTCGCGGTGGTCGACGCGCTCACCACGATCGCCCAGGACCGCGGCACCGAGGTCGCGACGGTCGCCCTCGCGTGGCTGCAGGCGCAGCCGGACGTCGTCGCGCCGATCGCCAGCGCACGCAACACCGAGCAGCTGCCGGCACTGCTGGCGTCGGCGGAGCTGGAGCTCAGCGCCGACGAGCTGCGGACCCTCTCCGACGTGTCGGGGAAGGTCTCGGCCGCGGCCTGA
- a CDS encoding septum formation family protein, with protein MTEERPDDAHEPDQTAGPADGDDGLEARRDSAPDAPFHGLRSAADIFGAPRGADDWPSRRERREAEKTARETGAPLPDPFEPVVSDEPVTPASSGSSASSASSSSSAEDDSTQAISMPEQLEAPSENPQADAEAERATLSDRIPAAAPVPPSSTAPHPSSISLPTAQSHRDQRAAENRAIDEERRRTDPFGAGREDVDWLGRATGSQPADAPAAPAFPVVPQPVGVENVLPATDEPPSFTELLRIADGEGEGTGGQERPFDWAIRDDEAGEVPATLTTNAFDTTALAGGSWSLADDSDDSDDPDDDVVAGALPTPVGGTPVVEPTTAVEPGHLDDATEAPEDEPRLQADEPTTALPVAGGPWWAEPDGTVPPTAAPPLVEPAASEAEPSAYPAHLPPAVGQDLDAVMGIRGHEPEPQRDEPAPLPAAAPDDLDQSEWDGRETSDTSAIKDLFGTEAVGQLGGTGYDPHDTGTRMMPAVGATPAHAPAPERTPVPPVAPVPSASAGGGDRDNFINEGFAKLRNEGQRGKRLLIWGSVALIVVLLVAVFALTRWILGNSIEERTPAPTSTSAASASSAATPKETPSAAASQPSSASTSLETLQFATTPAAPGEHAWTDLAGGECLSPFTNAWAQTYTVVDCQTPHVAQLTARLPVSANQWPGPDALAAQAAEQCQTSAALNASAAAAYGDVQVQGSYAPDQATWDQGDTFISCFVTRSSGDTMTGSVAPSA; from the coding sequence GTGACCGAGGAGCGTCCGGACGACGCGCACGAGCCCGACCAGACCGCCGGTCCCGCAGACGGGGACGACGGACTGGAGGCACGGCGCGACTCCGCCCCGGACGCTCCGTTCCACGGTCTCCGCAGTGCCGCCGACATCTTCGGTGCGCCGCGGGGCGCGGACGACTGGCCCTCGCGCCGTGAGCGGCGCGAGGCGGAGAAGACCGCGCGCGAGACCGGCGCACCCCTGCCGGACCCGTTCGAGCCGGTGGTGTCCGACGAGCCCGTGACCCCCGCGTCGTCCGGGTCGTCCGCGTCGTCCGCCTCGTCCTCGTCGTCCGCCGAGGACGACTCCACGCAGGCGATCTCGATGCCCGAGCAGCTCGAGGCGCCGTCCGAGAACCCCCAGGCCGACGCCGAGGCCGAGCGGGCCACCCTCTCTGACCGGATCCCCGCAGCGGCCCCGGTCCCGCCGTCGTCGACCGCTCCGCACCCGTCGTCGATCAGCCTGCCGACCGCCCAGTCCCACCGCGACCAGCGTGCGGCCGAGAACCGTGCGATCGACGAGGAGCGGCGCCGCACCGACCCGTTCGGCGCCGGACGCGAGGACGTCGACTGGCTCGGTCGGGCCACGGGCTCGCAGCCGGCCGACGCGCCCGCTGCCCCTGCGTTCCCCGTCGTGCCGCAGCCGGTCGGCGTGGAGAACGTCCTGCCGGCCACCGACGAACCGCCGAGCTTCACGGAGCTGCTCCGCATCGCCGACGGCGAGGGCGAGGGCACCGGCGGGCAGGAGCGCCCGTTCGACTGGGCGATCCGCGACGACGAGGCCGGCGAGGTGCCGGCGACCCTGACCACGAACGCGTTCGACACGACGGCGCTGGCCGGTGGCTCGTGGAGCCTGGCGGACGACTCGGACGACTCGGACGACCCGGACGACGACGTCGTCGCGGGTGCGCTGCCGACCCCGGTCGGCGGGACGCCCGTCGTCGAGCCGACCACGGCGGTGGAACCCGGGCACCTCGACGACGCGACGGAGGCGCCGGAGGACGAGCCGCGCCTCCAGGCCGACGAACCGACCACGGCGCTGCCCGTCGCCGGCGGCCCGTGGTGGGCTGAGCCGGACGGCACCGTGCCGCCGACGGCTGCCCCGCCGCTGGTCGAACCGGCCGCGTCCGAGGCGGAGCCGAGCGCGTACCCCGCGCACCTGCCTCCGGCCGTCGGGCAGGACCTCGACGCCGTGATGGGCATCCGCGGTCACGAGCCGGAGCCACAGCGCGACGAGCCGGCGCCGCTCCCGGCCGCCGCCCCGGACGACCTCGACCAGTCCGAGTGGGACGGTCGCGAGACCAGCGACACGAGTGCGATCAAGGACCTCTTCGGGACCGAGGCGGTCGGGCAGCTCGGTGGGACCGGGTACGACCCGCACGACACCGGAACGCGCATGATGCCGGCCGTCGGTGCCACGCCGGCGCACGCACCCGCGCCCGAGCGCACGCCCGTGCCACCCGTGGCGCCGGTGCCGTCGGCCTCCGCGGGCGGGGGCGACCGCGACAACTTCATCAACGAGGGCTTCGCCAAGCTCCGGAACGAGGGACAGCGCGGGAAGCGGCTGCTCATCTGGGGCTCGGTCGCGCTCATCGTCGTGCTGCTCGTCGCCGTGTTCGCGCTGACGCGGTGGATCCTCGGCAACTCGATCGAGGAGCGCACGCCGGCGCCGACGTCGACCTCGGCGGCCTCGGCGTCGTCGGCGGCGACCCCGAAGGAGACGCCGTCCGCCGCGGCGTCGCAGCCCTCGTCGGCATCGACCTCGCTCGAGACGCTGCAGTTCGCGACGACGCCGGCGGCCCCGGGCGAGCACGCGTGGACCGACCTCGCCGGCGGGGAGTGCCTGTCGCCGTTCACGAACGCGTGGGCGCAGACCTACACGGTCGTCGACTGCCAGACGCCGCACGTCGCCCAGCTCACCGCGCGGTTGCCCGTCTCGGCGAACCAGTGGCCCGGGCCGGACGCGCTCGCGGCCCAGGCGGCCGAGCAGTGCCAGACCTCGGCGGCGTTGAACGCCTCGGCCGCGGCGGCGTACGGCGACGTGCAGGTGCAGGGGTCCTACGCGCCCGACCAGGCGACGTGGGACCAGGGGGACACGTTCATCTCGTGCTTCGTCACCCGGTCGTCGGGCGACACGATGACGGGGTCGGTCGCGCCGAGCGCGTGA
- the pyrE gene encoding orotate phosphoribosyltransferase, whose translation MTDARDQLIQFITDEAVFHGDFTLTSGKKATYYIDLRKVSLDHRVAPLIGQVMTDLIGQVPDVAAVGGLTMGADPIASAVLHQAAARGLAYDAFVVRKEPKDHGRGKQVEGPDLAGKRVIVLEDTSTTGGSPLKAAEALEREGAIIAAVAVVVDRDTGAKEKIEAAGYPYFAAIGLADLGLSA comes from the coding sequence GTGACCGACGCGCGCGACCAGCTCATCCAGTTCATCACGGACGAAGCGGTGTTCCACGGAGACTTCACCCTCACCAGCGGGAAGAAGGCGACGTACTACATCGACCTCCGCAAGGTGAGCCTGGACCACCGTGTCGCCCCGCTCATCGGTCAGGTGATGACCGACCTCATCGGCCAGGTACCGGACGTCGCCGCCGTGGGCGGACTGACCATGGGCGCCGACCCCATCGCGAGCGCCGTGCTGCACCAGGCCGCCGCCCGCGGACTCGCCTACGACGCGTTCGTCGTGCGCAAGGAGCCGAAGGACCACGGCCGCGGCAAGCAGGTCGAGGGGCCGGACCTCGCCGGCAAGCGCGTGATCGTGCTCGAGGACACCTCGACGACGGGCGGCTCGCCGCTCAAGGCCGCCGAGGCTCTCGAGCGCGAGGGCGCGATCATCGCCGCCGTGGCCGTCGTCGTCGACCGCGACACCGGCGCGAAGGAAAAGATCGAGGCTGCCGGGTACCCGTACTTCGCGGCGATCGGGCTGGCTGATCTGGGGCTGAGCGCGTGA
- a CDS encoding M23 family metallopeptidase, translated as MTRPTSHSRPRAAVRLRLAATGLALAGLVGTVVFDAPVASAATYPSWDEVMAARGQESDKQDQITEIRGIISGLSSKVKAAEAEAERLGTEFFDAQSEAQDAAEKEQRLRADADDHAEVAEQSAAQAGQFAAQMARSGGADVTASVISGGQDASDLLYNLGALSKLSEQAERVEAAATADAAVARSLTAQADRASEALDDLAAEAERRMQASQAAADKVQAAYDEQQTNKARLDAQLATLTSGRVRTEAEFAKGEAVRKAAEEKAAREAYLRAIAAQNAANAANAGSGGGGGGTGSSGSGSSGSPGSGSGTGWVRPASGYVISPYGYRVHPIYGTVIKHDGADLASGCSTPIVAAAAGTVDYAGWYGGYGNYVRISHGGGVQTAYGHIVNGGFRVSPGQQVSAGQLIALVGSTGNSTGCHTHFEVHVNGATVDPVPFMQARGVAF; from the coding sequence GTGACTCGTCCCACCAGCCACTCCCGTCCCCGTGCCGCCGTCCGACTCCGTCTCGCCGCCACCGGCCTCGCGCTCGCGGGCCTCGTCGGCACGGTGGTGTTCGACGCGCCGGTGGCGAGCGCGGCGACCTACCCCTCGTGGGACGAGGTCATGGCCGCGCGCGGGCAGGAGTCCGACAAGCAGGACCAGATCACCGAGATCCGCGGCATCATCTCCGGGCTGTCGAGCAAGGTGAAGGCGGCCGAGGCCGAGGCCGAGCGCCTCGGCACCGAGTTCTTCGATGCGCAGAGCGAAGCGCAGGACGCCGCCGAGAAGGAACAGCGGCTCCGCGCCGACGCCGACGACCACGCCGAGGTCGCCGAGCAGAGCGCCGCCCAGGCGGGGCAGTTCGCCGCCCAGATGGCCCGGTCCGGCGGCGCCGACGTCACCGCGTCCGTGATCTCCGGCGGCCAGGACGCCAGCGACCTCCTCTACAACCTCGGTGCGCTCAGCAAGCTCTCCGAGCAGGCCGAACGCGTCGAGGCCGCAGCCACCGCCGACGCCGCCGTCGCCCGGTCCCTCACCGCCCAGGCCGACCGTGCGTCCGAGGCGCTCGACGACCTCGCTGCCGAGGCCGAGCGCCGCATGCAGGCCTCCCAGGCCGCGGCGGACAAGGTGCAGGCCGCCTACGACGAACAGCAGACCAACAAGGCCCGGCTCGACGCCCAGCTCGCGACGCTGACCTCCGGCCGGGTCCGGACCGAGGCCGAGTTCGCCAAGGGCGAGGCCGTGCGCAAGGCGGCGGAGGAGAAGGCCGCGCGCGAGGCGTACCTCCGGGCCATCGCCGCCCAGAACGCCGCGAACGCGGCCAACGCCGGCAGCGGCGGCGGGGGTGGCGGTACCGGCAGCAGCGGCTCGGGTTCCAGCGGTTCGCCGGGGTCCGGCTCGGGGACCGGGTGGGTCCGTCCGGCCAGCGGGTACGTGATCAGCCCCTACGGGTACCGCGTGCACCCGATCTACGGCACCGTGATCAAGCACGACGGCGCCGACCTCGCGAGCGGGTGCTCGACGCCCATCGTCGCGGCGGCGGCCGGCACGGTCGACTACGCCGGCTGGTACGGCGGGTACGGCAACTACGTCCGGATCAGCCACGGCGGCGGGGTCCAGACGGCCTACGGGCACATCGTGAACGGCGGGTTCCGGGTCAGCCCCGGCCAGCAGGTGTCGGCCGGGCAGCTGATCGCGCTCGTCGGCTCCACCGGCAACTCGACCGGCTGCCACACGCACTTCGAGGTCCACGTGAACGGCGCCACCGTCGACCCGGTGCCGTTCATGCAGGCGCGGGGCGTGGCCTTCTAG